A genomic window from Leptolyngbya sp. BL0902 includes:
- a CDS encoding Nif3-like dinuclear metal center hexameric protein: protein MSTPITVADLIQRLETWAPPQWQESWDNCGWQVEPGVLDQPARVLVCLTPTLAVLEEALALRQQGIAINLILAHHPLIFSPLKSVSKVDPVGQMVYQAITQGIGLYSAHTNFDQVAGGTADTLSQLLHLQNPEPVVPTQPEVGYGRVGNLAPALALGDLLREIQHKLVPPRLIYSPAADLGQPIQRLAVLGGSGASFLGAVAKTGAQAYLTADVKFHQFQEARDRGIVLIDAGHYATERPACAALADWVQAQGADWAALSQQDEDFRQFLGSGFAEDGSSATSVTAAG from the coding sequence ATGAGCACCCCCATCACCGTCGCCGACCTGATCCAGCGCCTAGAAACCTGGGCACCGCCCCAGTGGCAGGAAAGCTGGGATAACTGCGGCTGGCAGGTGGAACCGGGGGTGCTCGATCAGCCAGCCAGGGTGTTGGTATGCCTAACGCCTACCCTAGCCGTGCTGGAGGAAGCCCTCGCGCTGCGGCAACAGGGCATTGCGATCAACCTAATCTTGGCCCACCATCCGCTAATTTTTAGCCCGCTGAAGTCGGTTTCAAAGGTCGATCCCGTCGGCCAGATGGTCTACCAAGCCATCACCCAGGGCATCGGCCTTTACAGCGCCCACACCAATTTTGACCAAGTGGCCGGAGGAACGGCGGATACCCTGTCCCAACTCCTCCACCTCCAAAACCCGGAACCCGTCGTTCCCACCCAGCCGGAGGTAGGCTATGGCCGGGTGGGAAATCTAGCGCCAGCCCTCGCTCTGGGAGACCTGCTCAGGGAAATTCAACACAAACTGGTTCCCCCTCGGCTGATCTATTCTCCGGCGGCTGACTTGGGCCAGCCGATTCAGCGCCTTGCGGTGTTGGGCGGTTCGGGGGCTAGTTTTCTCGGAGCCGTCGCCAAAACCGGAGCCCAGGCTTACCTTACAGCAGACGTCAAGTTTCACCAGTTCCAAGAAGCCCGTGATCGCGGCATTGTCCTAATTGACGCCGGACACTACGCCACCGAACGCCCCGCCTGTGCCGCCTTGGCCGACTGGGTACAGGCCCAAGGAGCCGACTGGGCTGCACTAAGCCAGCAGGATGAGGATTTTCGTCAGTTTTTGGGGAGTGGCTTCGCGGAAGATGGGTCGTCCGCAACGTCTGTGACCGCTGCGGGTTGA